From the Blastocatellia bacterium genome, the window CAGGGGCCGATCCACGGAATCTCCTGTACCTTGAACCCCGTCAGGATGAACTGCGGGATCAAGCAGATGATCGCCAGATAGAGCGATCCCACCGCCGTCAACCGAGTTAGGATCTCATTCAGGTACTCCGATGTGCGCTTGCCCGGCCGGATGCCCGGGATGAATCCCCCATGCTTGCGCAAGTTCTCAGCGACTTCATCCGTGTTGAAGATGATCGAGACGTAGAAGAAGCTGAAGAAGATGATGGCGATCACGAAGACGAGATCATAGAACGGATGTCCCGCGCGATTGAAATTCTGCACATGGCGTTGCAACCATGCCCAATCCGTGAACTGAGCGATCGTCTGAGGGAAGGAGAGGACTGAGACGGCGAAGATGACCGGGATCACTCCCCCCATATTCACCCGCAGGGGCAGATGCGTCATCTGTCCGCCGAGCACGCGCTGACCGACGACCCGACGCGCGTAACTGATGGGGATTTTCCGTTGCCCGCGTTCCACGAAGACGACGGCGGCGACGATCAGCACCCCTGCGACGAGCATGAGCAAGATCCCCAGCGTCGTCAACGGATCCGCTCGCTCGATGCGCTCCCAGATCTGCCTCAGCGCTTCCGGCAATCCGATGACGATCCCCGCGAAGATGATGAGCGAGATCCCATTCCCCACCCCGCGCTCGGTGATCTGCTCGCCAATCCACATGATGAAGATCGTCCCCGTCGTCCACGTCAGCGCGGCCAACGGGATGAACACCCGCGCACTCATGCCCGTCACCAGATCCGGTTGCTGCGTGAGCCAGTAGGCGATCCCGGTGGATTGGATCAAGCACAACAGGACGGTCAGATAGCGCGTGTATTGATTGATCTTGCGACGCCCGAGTTCCCCCTCCTGTTGGATCTGCTTCACCCGTTCGGAGACGACTGTCATGAGCTGCATGATGATCGAGGCCGTGATATAGGGCGTCACCCCGAGCGCGAAGATCGAGACGACGCGCAGATTCCCGCCGGTGAAGAGATCCAAGACGCCGAGCAGATTGCTCGCCACATCGCGCCACACTCGGTCGAGGACGACGCGGTCGATCCCAGGCGTGAGGATCACAGAACCCGTCCGGTAGACGACGAGCATGGCGAGGGTGTAAAGCAGGCGCTTGCGCAGATCGGGGACGATGAAGATGTTGCGGAAGGTTTTGACGAAATTCTCCAGCAGCATATTCCCTCCCGCGGCTCACAGCCCGACGCCGAAGCGCCCTCCGGCTATCGGGGGATCACCTCCACGCTTCCTCCGGCAGCGAGGATCTTCTCTCGCGCCGAAGCACTGAACCGATGGGCCACGACGCGCAAAGGCTTCGTCAACTCGCCGCGCCCGAGGATGACCACACCGTCGCCAATCTTCTTGACGATGCCGCGTTCGTGTAGGACCTTTGGCGTGACTTCCGCCCCTGCCTCGAACCTCGCCTCTAGGACGTCCAAGTTCACCTCGGCCCATTCCTTCTTGAACTCATTGGTGAATCCCCGCTTGGGGAGTCGGCGGATGAAGGGCATCTGACCGCCCTCAAATCCCGGTCGCATGGAGAAGCCCGAACGCGACTTCTGCCCTTTGTGCCCGCGCGTGGCGGTCTTGCCGTGACCAGAGCCGGGACCGCGCCCAACGCGCTTGGGCCGATGCACCGCTCCAGCCGGCGCCTTCAGATTGTGCAATCCCAGAGCCATAGCGCTTCTCCCCTCGAAGACCTTACGCCTTCGGTTCGTCCTCCAAGATGCGCACAAGATGCGGAACCTTCGCCACCATGCCGCGAATGGCCGGATGATCCGGGCGCTCGACGATTTGATTGAGCTTGGTCAGGCCGAGGCTCCGCACAATGATCTTGTGCTTCTTCGGATGCCCGATGACGCTTCGGTAATACTGAATCCGAATCATCTTGGTCGGCTTCTTCTCCTCACCCATAGGCCTGCCTCCGGAAGCGCGCTCACAATTCGGCGACCGCTTTTCCGCGCAAGCGGGCGACCTCTTCAGCGCTGCGCAGCAATTTGAGTCCGGCGAAGGTCGCTCGCACGACATTATGCGGATTGTTCGAGCCAATGGATTTCGTGAGCACGTCGCGCACGCCCGCTGCCTGCATGATGGCTCGCACGGGACCACCAGCGATCACGCCCGTCCCTTCGGCCGCCGGGCGCAGGAGCACCTTCCCCGCTCCGAAATGCCCGATCACCGGATGGGGG encodes:
- the secY gene encoding preprotein translocase subunit SecY, translating into MLLENFVKTFRNIFIVPDLRKRLLYTLAMLVVYRTGSVILTPGIDRVVLDRVWRDVASNLLGVLDLFTGGNLRVVSIFALGVTPYITASIIMQLMTVVSERVKQIQQEGELGRRKINQYTRYLTVLLCLIQSTGIAYWLTQQPDLVTGMSARVFIPLAALTWTTGTIFIMWIGEQITERGVGNGISLIIFAGIVIGLPEALRQIWERIERADPLTTLGILLMLVAGVLIVAAVVFVERGQRKIPISYARRVVGQRVLGGQMTHLPLRVNMGGVIPVIFAVSVLSFPQTIAQFTDWAWLQRHVQNFNRAGHPFYDLVFVIAIIFFSFFYVSIIFNTDEVAENLRKHGGFIPGIRPGKRTSEYLNEILTRLTAVGSLYLAIICLIPQFILTGFKVQEIPWIGPWLSNVLANTPGLSWIQDGLGFQFYFGGTSLLIVVGVAMDTIAQIESQLIMRHYDGFLGPKGRRLRGRRIG
- the rplO gene encoding 50S ribosomal protein L15 — protein: MGLHNLKAPAGAVHRPKRVGRGPGSGHGKTATRGHKGQKSRSGFSMRPGFEGGQMPFIRRLPKRGFTNEFKKEWAEVNLDVLEARFEAGAEVTPKVLHERGIVKKIGDGVVILGRGELTKPLRVVAHRFSASAREKILAAGGSVEVIPR
- the rpmD gene encoding 50S ribosomal protein L30; amino-acid sequence: MGEEKKPTKMIRIQYYRSVIGHPKKHKIIVRSLGLTKLNQIVERPDHPAIRGMVAKVPHLVRILEDEPKA